A region from the Sebastes umbrosus isolate fSebUmb1 chromosome 18, fSebUmb1.pri, whole genome shotgun sequence genome encodes:
- the cgrrf1 gene encoding LOW QUALITY PROTEIN: cell growth regulator with RING finger domain protein 1 (The sequence of the model RefSeq protein was modified relative to this genomic sequence to represent the inferred CDS: inserted 2 bases in 1 codon), with protein sequence MAAVFLVTLYEYSPLFYISVVSLCFLVTAAMVLGWFGFDVPVILRSSDETESLLPTPEKHMVQMTNPFTLEMRSGPAYVTDGVSVRPCCLEPCVLSCFWGCEVRGLQGALQAHQHGPRLSTPRCFQEALHFRYHHCQSFHIPSEDRVECHTQIPADRGITHFGPLPREHYPLVAVLTLAEPEARDTYDIVASVTVIHVPDEKYHLPARLLFQYLLTSQGNMYELKPLFMSADSGGASEPPDSEQSSRPGGAEEEEEEQEEEAGPVEPEEDWSEGGGRDCVVCQNAAVNQVLLPCRHACVCDGCVSHFQHCPICRAFVQESFTLXHRDQDQDQDQDRLHNTDSMLNQIICIIVHDAPGSDQPLVREKSMHPTYKNTKFQGSCQSFDAYVYNNNIIYIIYIYNIIIYIYI encoded by the exons ATGGCAGCGGTGTTCCTGGTCACCCTGTATGAGTACTCCCCTCTGTTCTACATCAGCgtggtgtctctgtgtttcctTGTTACCGCCGCCATGGTGCTGGGCTG GTTTGGCTTCGATGTCCCAGTGATCCTTCGCAGCTCTGATGAGACAGAGTCTCTCCTACCAACCCCTGAGAAGCACATGGTTCAGATGACCAACCCTTTCACCCTGGAGATGAGATCTGGGCCGGCATATGTCACTG ACGGTGTGTCAGTGAGGCCTTGCTGTCTGGAGCCCTGTGTCCTGAGCTGTTTCTGGGGCTGTGAGGTCCGTGGCCTGCAGGGAGCGCTGCAGGCCCATCAGCACGGCCCGAGGCTCAGCACACCCCGATGTTTCCAGGAGGCCCTACACTTCCGCTACCACCACTGCCAAAGCTTCCA tATTCCCAGTGAAGACAGAGTGGAATGCCACACACAGATTCCTGCTGACCGGGGGATCACACATTTTGGGCCATTGCCAAGGGAACACTACCCTCTAGTGGCTGTGCTGACGCTGGCAGAGCCAGAAGCCAGAGACACGTACGACATC GTGGCCAGTGTGACAGTGATTCATGTTCCTGATGAGAAATACCACCTTCCTGCACGGCTTCTCTTCCAGTACCTCCTCACCTCACAGGGGAACATGTACGAGTTAAAG CCTCTCTTCATGTCAGCTGACAGCGGGGGGGCGTCTGAGCCTCCTGACTCCGAGCAGAGTAGCCGACCCGGTggagccgaggaggaggaggaggagcaggaagaggaggcggGCCCGGTGGAGCCGGAGGAGGACTGGTCCGAGGGGGGGGGCAGAGACTGTGTGGTGTGTCAGAACGCAGCAGTGAACCAGGTGTTGTTGCCCTGCAGAcacgcctgtgtgtgtgacggcTGCGTGTCACACTTCCAACACTGTCCCATCTGCAGGGCCTTCGTCCAGGAGTCCTTCACCCT ACACagggaccaggaccaggaccaggaccaggaccggCTGCACAACACTGACTCCATGCTGAACCAGATAATATGCATCATTGTCCATGATGCCCCTGGGTCTGATCAACCATTAGTCAGAGAGAAATCAATGCATCCAACCTATAAAAATACGAAGTTCCAGGGTAGCTGCCAGTCATTTGATGcttatgtatataataataatataatttatattatatatatatataatataataatatatatttatatataa
- the psmc6 gene encoding 26S proteasome regulatory subunit 10B, producing MMADGREKALQDYRKKLLEHKEIDGRLKELREQLREQTKQYEKSENDLKALQSVGQIVGEVLKQLTEEKFIVKATNGPRYVVGCRRQLDKSQLKPGTRVALDMTTLTIMRYLPREVDPLVYNMSHEDPGSVSYSEIGGLSEQIRELREVIELPLTNPELFQRVGIIPPKGCLLYGPPGTGKTLLARAVASQLDCNFLKVVSSSIVDKYIGESARLIREMFNYARDHQPCIIFMDEIDAIGGRRFSEGTSADREIQRTLMELLNQMDGFDTLHRVKMIMATNRPDTLDPALLRPGRLDRKIHIELPNEQARLDILKIHSSPITKHGEIDYEAIVKLSDGFNGADLRNVCTEAGLFAIRADREYVTQEDFMKAVRKVADSKKLESKLDYKPV from the exons ATGATGGCGGACGGCAGGGAGAAAGCGCTACAAGACTACAGGAAGAAACTATTGGAACACAAAGAGATAGACGGACGGTTAAAAGAAT TGAGAGAACAGCTGAGAGAACAAACCAAACAGTACGAGAAGTCCGAGAATGACCTGAAGGCTCTGCAGAGTGTTGGCCAG ATTGTTGGAGAAGTGCTCAAACAGCTGACTGAGGAGAAAT TCATTGTCAAGGCCACCAACGGGCCCAGATATGTGGTTGGATGCCGCAGACAG TTGGACAAGTCCCAGCTGAAGCCAGGCACCAGAGTGGCTTTGGACATGACTACACTCACTATAATGAG GTACCTGCCCAGAGAGGTGGACCCTCTGGTCTACAACATGTCCCATGAGGACCCTGGCAGCGTCTCCTACTCTGAGATCGGAGGCTTGTCTGAGCAGATCCGGGAGCTGAGAGAG GTGATTGAGCTGCCTCTGACCAACCCTGAGCTCTTCCAGAGAGTGGGCATCATCCCCCCTAAAGGCTGCCTGCTCTACGGGCCCCCAG GCACTGGGAAGACTCTTCTTGCCAGAGCAGTGGCCAGTCAGCTGGACTGTAACTTCCTCAAG gtGGTGTCCAGCTCCATCGTGGACAAGTACATAGGTGAGAGCGCCAGGCTGATCAGAGAGATGTTCAACTATGCCAGAGACCACCAGCCCTGCATCATCTTTATGGATGAGATCGATGCCATCG GCGGCCGCCGTTTCTCTGAGGGAACTTCTGCTGACAGAGAGATCCAGAGGACTTTGATGGAG CTGCTGAACCAGATGGACGGCTTTGACACACTGCACAGAGTCAAGATGATCATGGCCACCAACAGACCGGACACTCTGGACCCAGCCCTGCTGCGGCCCGGCAGACTGGACCGAAAGATCC ACATCGAACTGCCCAATGAACAGGCTCGTCTGGACATCCTCAAAATCCACTCCAGTCCCATCACCAAGCACGGAGAGATAG ATTATGAAGCCATTGTGAAGCTGTCAGACGGTTTCAACGGAGCTGATCTGAGAAACGTGTGCACAGAAGCAG gtCTGTTTGCCATCCGTGCCGACCGTGAGTACGTCACTCAGGAAGACTTCATGAAAGCTGTGAGGAAGGTGGCCGATTCAAAGAAGCTGGAGTCCAAGCTGGACTACAAGCCTGTATAA
- the zfp36l1b gene encoding mRNA decay activator protein ZFP36L1b, translated as MTETSINPFSGSKQNSKMFHYSNDSSLGGPQLTSVPCSSANLCSFTPTGSLLDRKVVGVPSAEDLFRRRHSVSLPDATFSQNQFVNSLKMDPSVLLGSSCSNNKENHFRERSYSELGDGLCVGGSSQVNSSRYKTELCRPFEENGTCKYGDKCQFAHGMHELRSLSRHPKYKTELCRTFHTIGFCPYGPRCHFIHNAEERRGPPPLSAFNKMERPRLQHSFSFAGFSSSDGQQDSPTSVTPPPVFSTEDLTKWQASPFTYSSQELASLFGPSLGPPPVSEPQGPTPPSPTTPCFFQPTSERSPSPPDSLSDQEGYQSSLGSQSGSESPLLDASRRLPIFSRLSVSDD; from the exons ATGACGGAGACTAGCATCAACCCGTTCTCCGGGTCGAAGCAG AACAGTAAGATGTTCCACTACAGCAACGACAGCAGCCTTGGTGGACCTCAGCTGACGTCTGTCCCATGCTCCAGTGCCAACCTCTGCTCCTTCACCCCCACTGGGTCCCTGCTGGACAGGAAGGTGGTGGGGGTCCCCTCTGCAGAAGACCTGTTCCGACGCCGTCACTCAGTCAGCCTCCCCGATGCAACGTTCAGCCAGAACCAATTTGTCAACAGCCTTAAGATGGATCCCTCGGTGTTGTTGGGTAGCAGCTGCAGCAACAACAAGGAGAACCATTTCCGAGAGCGCTCCTACTCCGAGCTGGGGGACGGGCTGTGTGTGGGTGGAAGCAGCCAAGTCAACTCGAGTCGCTATAAGACGGAGCTGTGCAGGCCCTTTGAGGAAAACGGCACCTGTAAATACGGCGATAAGTGCCAGTTCGCCCACGGCATGCATGAGCTGCGCAGCCTGAGCCGTCACCCAAAGTACAAGACCGAGCTGTGCCGCACCTTCCACACCATCGGTTTCTGCCCGTATGGCCCTCGATGCCACTTTATCCACAACGCAGAGGAGCGCCGTGGGCCCCCTCCGCTCTCCGCCTTCAACAAGATGGAGCGCCCTCGGCTGCAGCACAGCTTCAGCTTCGCCGGCTTCTCCAGCTCCGATGGCCAGCAGGACAGCCCCACCTCCGTCACACCTCCACCCGTGTTCTCCACCGAAGACTTGACGAAGTGGCAGGCCAGCCCCTTCACTTACTCCAGCCAGGAGCTCGCCAGCCTGTTTGGCCCCAGCTTAGGGCCCCCACCCGTGTCTGAGCCTCAGGGTCCGACCCCACCCTCCCCGACCACTCCCTGCTTTTTCCAGCCTACATCAGAGAGATCCCCCAGCCCCCCAGACTCGCTGTCTGACCAGGAGGGCTACCAGAGCAGCCTGGGCAGTCAGAGCGGCTCTGAGTCCCCCCTCCTGGATGCGTCCCGTCGCCTTCCCATCTTCAGCaggctctctgtctctgatgaTTGa
- the LOC119476775 gene encoding gap junction Cx32.2 protein-like translates to MGDWSYMSSLLDKVQSHSTVIGKIWMSVLFLFRIFVLGAAADKVWGDEVSEFYCDSLEPGCEHACYNWMFPMSYIHYWVLQIIFVSTPTLVYLGHAVHTIHKDKRRTEKLCDSTSGTVLKKPKYTDDRGKVKITGVLFCTYMTQLVFKILLEVGFTVAQFYIFGPVIMVAHFHCTMSPPCARHSGALCYISRPTEKTIFVFFMLVVSGVSVLLNILEIIYLICKKSRDTRKQRQAQQYMLSSQQGPSHPGWGGMSKQYGGVPMLPLPTAALTGLRSDDQHMESVSKEKDT, encoded by the coding sequence ATGGGGGACTGGTCTTACATGTCCTCACTGCTGGACAAGGTCCAGTCTCACTCCACCGTGATAGGGAAGATCTGGATGAGCGTCCTCTTCCTGTTCAGGATCTTTGTCCTGGGTGCTGCTGCGGACAAAGTCTGGGGGGATGAGGTGTCAGAGTTCTACTGTGACAGCCTGGAACCAGGATGTGAACACGCCTGCTACAACTGGATGTTCCCAATGTCCTACATTCATTACTGGGTCCTGCAGATCATCTTTGTGTCAACACCCACCCTAGTCTACCTGGGCCACGCTGTCCACACAATCCACAAGGACAAGAGGAGGACGGAGAAGCTGTGTGACAGCACCAGTGGAACTGTCTTGAAGAAGCCCAAGTATACTGATGACAGAGGGAAGGTGAAGATAACAGGGGTCCTCTTCTGCACTTACATGACCCAGCTGGTCTTCAAGATCCTCCTGGAGGTGGGATTCACTGTGGCTCAGTTTTACATCTTTGGCCCTGTGATCATGGTGGCCCACTTCCACTGTACTATGTCTCCACCTTGTGCCCGTCACAGTGGCGCCTTGTGTTACATTTCTCGTCCCACAGAGAAAACCATTTTTGTCTTCTTCATGCTCGTAGTTTCAGGCGTTTCAGTGCTCCTCAACATCCTGGAGATCATCTACCTGATCTGTAAAAAGAGCAGAGACACCAGGAAACAGCGTCAGGCTCAGCAGTATATGCTCAGCTCACAGCAAGGCCCGTCCCACCCAGGCTGGGGGGGCATGAGCAAGCAGTATGGAGGCGTCCCAATGCTGCCTCTGCCGACGGCGGCTCTGACAGGCCTCCGCAGCGATGACCAACACATGGAGTCTGTCAGTAAAGAGAAGGACACCTGA